A single window of Maylandia zebra isolate NMK-2024a linkage group LG2, Mzebra_GT3a, whole genome shotgun sequence DNA harbors:
- the sytl4 gene encoding synaptotagmin-like protein 4 has product MPEAVDMINLGFLSESERELILEVLRRDEKLRQAEDQRVRKLKTELQDVKRKGAKRASEKYSQHSCGRCLEPLSRLTVFSSQCKMCNHVVCRNCRMVLPDGSWLCNVCAKESDVKKRTGDWFYNQRVNRFSTTPGHDLVRVSLRKKQPSKKRETAGEVLLSSSEINSGPPKYPSLTKQKLQMVDNSNSSSYIGSITSTASLESKEEEELKVQSNSNRSDTESVESSSIASVKTETESGRVTPEPEQPRKENSFVRTSPVGSSNSSLTVSIKADTVSSETTNAEINTAPEVKSSTVNPELDVDRLFKKSIKRGTKPAEYASTLDLRNERDTSEASLGKRSRSVPGLDIQEDEEEEEDIDSLVSFHRRTMNSNSSSLRGSKSTLGSMMSLYSEAGDFDSVEVKGDVVFSVSYDESSQSLQVFIKECHQLAYGDAARSVCNPYVKCYLLPDKSRQSKKKTSTKRNIINPVYSETLKYSINRSQLSTRSLSISVWHHGRLSRNAFLGEVEIPLDCRDLDSPQEERMALLAKAASVVPPSAFAQYKGELIISLKFVTPKKQTAEKTKDKKARVEEGGELHVLIKEAKNLMAMKSGGTSDSFVKGYLFPTKAKNSKRKTPVMKKSLNPHYNETFVYKELTLEQLKEMCLELTVWDKESLHSNEFLGGVRLSSGEGTVKVGKEEVELDSVGEEISLWQKMMQYPDSWAEGTLTLRSTMGKAKGK; this is encoded by the exons ATGCCAGAGGCTGTTGACATGATAAACCTGGGCTTCCTGTCTGAATCCGAGCGGGAGCTGATCCTGGAGGTGCTGCGACGAGATGAGAAGCTGAGACAGGCTGAGGACCAGCGTGTGCG GAAGTTGAAGACAGAGCTGCAGGATGTTAAGAGGAAAGGGGCCAAACGTGCCAGTGAAAAATACAGTCAGCATAGCTGTGGCCGATGCCTGGAGCCTTTGAGCCGACTGACTGTTTTTTCCAGCCAGTGTAAGATGTGCAATCACGTCGTATGTCGCAACTGCCGGATGGTCCTGCCCGATGGATCCTGGCTGTGCAACGTGTGTGCCAAAGAATC TGATGTCAAGAAAAGAACGGGTGACTGGTTCTACAATCAGCGGGTCAACCGTTTCTCTACAACACCTGGGCATGACCTAGTGAGAGTCTCCCTGAGAAAGAAGCAGCCAT CGAAGAAACGAGAGACAGCAGGTGAAGTCCTGTTGAGTAGTTCTGAAATAAATTCAGGTCCTCCTAAGTATCCGTCTCTGACGAAGCAGAAACTTCAGATGGTTGACAACAG TAATTCAAGCAGTTATATTGGATCCATCACTTCAACGGCATCATTGGAAtcaaaggaggaggaagaattAAAGGTCCAATCAAACTCAAATCGCAGTGACACGGAGTCTGTAGAAAGTTCCAGTATAGCCAGCGTTAAAACTGAGACGGAGTCTGGCCGTGTGACCCCCGAGCCTGAGCAACCAAG GAAGGAGAACAGCTTTGTTCGAACCAGCCCAGTAGGATCCAGTAATTCCAGTCTGACTGTCTCCATCAAAGCAGATACTGTCAGCAGTGAAACCACCAACGCAGAGATCAACACT GCCCCAGAAGTAAAATCCTCCACTGTAAACCCAGAGCTGGATGTTGATAGACTCTTTAAGAAGAGCATCAAGCGAGGCACAAAACCTGCAG AGTATGCATCAACACTGGACCTGCGTAATGAACGTGACACATCAGAGGCATCACTGGGCAAAAGGAGCAGATCTGTACCAGGCTTGGATATACAG gaagatgaagaagaggaagaagatatCGACAGCTTGGTTAGCTTTCATAGAAGAACGATGAACTCAAATTCCTCCAGCCTGCGTGGCTCAAAG AGCACACTGGGCAGCATGATGAGCCtttacagtgaagctggagaCTTTGACAGTGTGGAGGTGAAGGGAGATGTTGTGTTCTCTGTAAGTTACGACGAGAGCAGCCAGAGCCTCCAGGTCTTCATCAAGGAGTGTCATCAGCTGGCTTATGGCGATGCTGCACGGAGTGTCTGCAACCC CTATGTCAAATGTTATCTGCTCCCTGACAAATCTCGCCagagcaaaaagaaaaccaGCACCAAGAGAAACATTATAAACCCAGTCTACAGTGAAACTTTAAAG TACTCTATCAACCGCTCTCAGTTGTCCACTCGCTCCCTCTCGATATCAGTCTGGCATCATGGTCGCCTCAGCCGCAACGCCTTCTTGGGAGAGGTGGAGATCCCCTTGGACTGCAGAGACCTCGACTCCCCACAGGAGGAGCGCATGGCTCTCCTGGCAAAG GCAGCCTCTGTTGTGCCACCTTCAGCTTTTGCTCAGTACAAAGGGGAATTGATTATCTCCTTGAAGTTTGTCACACCTAAAAAGCAAACAGCCGAGAAAaccaaag ACAAAAAAGCCAGGGTGGAGGAAGGAGGAGAGCTGCATGTCCTAATAAAGGAGGCAAAGAATTTGATGGCAATGAAGTCAGGAGGCACATCGGATAGCTTTGTGAAGGG CTACCTGTTCCCAACTAAGGCAAAGAACTCAAAGAGGAAGACTCCAGTTATGAAGAAGAGCCTGAACCCCCACTACAATGAAACATTCGTGTACAAGGAGCTGACTCTGGAGCAGCTGAAGGAGATGTGTCTGGAGCTGACTGTGTGGGACAAAGAGTCCTTGCACAGCAATGAATTCCTGGGAGGTGTCCGCCTCAGCTCCGGAGAAG GCACAGTAAAGGTGGGAAAAGAGGAGGTGGAGCTGGACTCGGTTGGAGAGGAGATTAGTCTCTGGCAGAAGATGATGCAGTACCCGGACTCATGGGCAGAGGGCACTCTTACACTGCGTTCCACTATGGGGAAGGCGAAGGGCAAATGA
- the tyw2 gene encoding tRNA wybutosine-synthesizing protein 2 homolog, producing the protein MDSVPCLRVPQCQAQKLRRSLQSKGALDLSLSLVKDSDGTVLLPILASCLSQLDLQSFRTTVASDDDFEVVWSKSALQSKKEKGRASSSKLEKVLQELLESHGERWTEELKRDIPRSFQRHGDLVLLGDTCFVLPLWENMDQQLWSTVARGLGAKRLAKIRRISRDGFRSPEVTMLLGEHSWVKHVDNGISYEFDVTKCMFSAGNITEKLRVAGFDCRGETVVDLYAGIGYFTLPYLVHTKASHVHACEWNPNAVEALKKNLEANGVSDRCTIHQGDNRQLQLCGVADRVNLGLIPSSEDSWSVACRLLRRATGGVLHIHQNVTSPVQHSTAGDAPQKVSGKKADREVWQAWAEDTAKHFASLLKDFNGTQWTTNIQHIEHVKSYAPHVHHVVLDLECRPS; encoded by the exons aTGGACAGTGTGCCATGCCTTCGTGTGCCTCAGTGTCAGGCTCAGAAGCTCAG GAGGTCACTACAGTCCAAAGGGGCTCTGGACCTGAGTTTGAGTTTAGTGAAAGACTCAGATGGGACAGTCCTCCTGCCCATTTTAGCATCCTGTTTGTCCCAGCTCGATCTTCAGTCTTTCAGGACCACTGTGGCTTCAGATGATGATTTTGAAGTAGTTTGGAGTAAG TCTGCACTGCagtcaaaaaaagagaaaggaaggGCGAGTAGTAGTAAACTGGAGAAAGTCCTCCAGGAGCTGTTGGAGTCTCATGGTGAAAGATGGACAGAAGAGCTGAAGAGAGACATCCCTCGCAGTTTCCAGCGACATGGAGACCTAGTCCTGCTGGGAGACACTTGTTTTGTTCTGCCATTATGGGAAAACATGG ATCAACAGCTTTGGAGCACAGTGGCCAGAGGACTGGGAGCAAAGCGCCTAGCAAAGATCAGGAGGATTTCAAGAGATGGATTTAGATCTCCTGAGGTGACGATGCTGctaggagagcacagctgggtcAAACATGTAGACAATGGCATTAG TTATGAGTTTGATGTTACCAAGTGCATGTTCTCGGCTGGAAACATAACAGAGAAGCTCCGGGTGGCTGGATTTGACTGCAGAGGGGAGACTGTAGTGGATTTATATGCAG GTATTGGATACTTCACTCTCCCATATCTGGTGCATACAAAGGCCAGTCACGTTCATGCTTGTGAGTGGAACCCCAATGCTGTCGAAGCTCTAAAGAAAAACCTCGAGGCAAACGGAGTGTCTGACCGCTGCACGATTCACCAAGGAGATAATCGCCAA CTCCAGCTGTGTGGCGTCGCTGACCGAGTGAACCTGGGTCTCATACCAAGCTCTGAGGACAGCTGGTCTGTCGCCTGTCGACTGCTCAGGAGAGCAACAGGAGGCGTTTTACATATACACCAGAACGTTACCTCACCAGTACAGCACAGTACAGCCGGCGATGCCCCCCAGAAGGTTTCTGGGAAAAAAGCAGACAGAGAGGTGTGGCAGGCCTGGGCCGAAGACACGGCAAAGCACTTCGCTTCTCTTTTAAAAGACTTCAATGGTACACAGTGGACAACAAATATCCAGCACATCGAGCACGTTAAGTCATATGCACCTCATGTTCACCATGTCGTGCTGGACTTGGAGTGCAGGCCTTCCTGA